GACCAAGTTTGGTGCATGATCGATAGAAGCCTCACAATTATACTCATCAAAAGCATTTCTCATCTCTTCCAAAAGATGCTATTCAATTGAACATTATATTAAGCACTCTCTTAATTAGAAAGTGTGAACATTACAGAAAACTTCAATCTGAGTTTTCAATGTTCAACGATGCCAATCATCAGTGCTCATGCTTAGTTGTGCCGTGCACCTAATTCAGACAATTGAATAGGATAAAACATTTCTTATCAATGTATCGGTCTATCTACCTATCTATCTATGTATTATACCAGATTAAAGAGCTTCATGACGTTTATAATACAATAGCTAATCATTCAATTCTATTAGGCCAaattatcatcttccaaaatctTAATCAAATCAATAGGAAGTCTTGGGTTCAAATCCGTTATCTCCATATCTAATCATTTAAGGGTACTGTTCCGCAGTTCGATAAACcctttaatgaaaaattataatatgtgAGAACAGATGAAGGTTAATTTTTCGCTTTGTGTAGATCCAAGTAAAAATGTAATTCCAATTATTTATAAcataatgataaaaattgtcaatatgCGGTAATTACGCCAATCCAGATAGAATTATCCTTTTGgtctttcataaaaataaaaataaaaatttataattttccaaTTGGTTTTCAAATCTTCCGGATTTCTTGGAGATAAAAATCTGTTGAAAGTTCTGGTGGATAAGATCATGGGAGTTCTTCACAGTTGAACTATCCCTACGTTGTAGCTTTCGTTGGTCACTCTTCCTCTGTGAACGGACCGAGTCCTGGGAATAGAATCGTCAGTCTGTGTCTTCTACTATTTCATCCGCCAATCTACGGTCCGACTCTTCTATAGTTTCATTGCGATGGCGGGTGGCTTCGGCATCGAAAGCGGCGGCGTCCCCAAGGATTATCCTGGGAAAGTCACCACTTACGTTCTCATCACATGCATCGCTGCTGCCATGGGGGGTTTGATATTCGGGTATGACATCGGTATTTCGGGTAATGCTCTCATCTTATCAGACTCTTTTCACCTATTTTGGTGTTTGCCTCAAAATCTCAAGTTTTATCATGGCCTCGTGATTTATTCTTTTAGGCGGCGTGACGTCCATGGCTCCGTTCCTAAAGAGGTTCTTCCCTGCCGTGTACCGGAAGGAGGCATTGGACAAGTCGACCAATCAATACTGCAAGTTCGACAGCTTCACGTTGACTATGTTCACGTCGTCGCTCTACTTGGCGGCGCTCGTGGCCTCGCTGGTCGCATCCAAGGTGACAAGGAGCCTGGGGCGGAGGTGGTCCATGTTGCTAGGCGGCACGATCTTCCTCTGTGGCGCTATCGTAAATGCTGCCGCACAAAACATCGCTATGCTGATCATTGGCCGGACATTGCTCGGCATTGGAGTCGGCTTCGCCATTCAGGTAAAACTCCTTAATTTCTGTGCTATTTTTGTACCAAGTTCTCGTTATTCATCGCATCAGAggtcatatatatacacatgcgTATGTTTTTGGCCCTTAAACGCTTCATTGTTTTCGCTGACCTAAATTCGTCGTTacttgaattatataaattttgattGTGAAAAGACGACTAATTACTTGACTCCCTAATTTACCTCTCAAAAGAACATCCCAAAGTCCTGTCTATGATATATTGAGTTCATCTAGCATTCctatattttcctaatttgctTAAATCATCGTTGTGCCTGCCGAGTCAAGAGGTTTAGTTTAACCATGTTTCCCATCagataaacaaaacaagctCAATAGATTAAGATTTGAGCCAAATTTCTTGAAATCTCGGTGCAAAGATTTGATGATAATACCTATAGACTTTTAGTTGCATTTTTACAGGACTTAAATTAAACCGTGACTGCATAATTGAAATTATGAGTTATGTGTGATTCTCTCGTTCTatagctaattttttttcagtACATGCTAAAAAATGTCTGTACATATAGCTTTGGATTACACGCAACTATGCTCTTCAACTTTTCTTGCATCATAAGCAACTCAAATACTTGACGACCCAAAAAGTAGAATTCAGTTACCGATTTCTATCATTCTATATCTCTAATTTGTTGAGGAAGTCCTTGAGACTGCAATGAAATCGACCTAACTCAATATGGTGCTTGTACTCGAAATTCAGTCCGTGCCACTCTACGTGTCGGAGATGGCGCCATACAAGCGCCGCGGCTCACTCAATGTGCTCTTCCAGCTGTCCATCACGGTGGGCATCCTGTGCGCGAATGTGGTCAACTACTTCACCCAGAAGATGGCCAATGGCGAAGGGTGGCGCGTGAGCCTTGGCGGTGCGGCGGTCCCTGCCCTCATCATCGGCATCTCGGCCTTCTTCCTCCCCAACACCCCCAACTCCATCCTTGAGAAGGGCAACCCCACCAAGGCACGGGAGATGCTCCGCCGCATCCGAGGGGTTTCTGACCATGAGGTGGAGGCCGAGTTCAACGACATCGTGGAGGCCAGCCAGGCGTCCAAGGCCGTGAAGAACCCATGGGGCAACCTCGGCAAGCGGAAGTATCGGCCACACTTGATCATGTCGGTGCTCATCCCAATGTTCCAACAACTTACTGGGATCAACGTGGTCATGTTCTACGCGCCAGTCCTATTCATCACCATCGGGTTCGGGAACGATGCATCGCTCATGTCGGCACTTATCACTGGCGGTGTCAATGTGGTTGCAACATTCATCTCCGTGTATGGGACTGATAAGTGGGGACGTCGCCCTCTCTTCTTATGGGGTGGAGGTTTGATGCTCATCTTTCAGGTACAGAAAACATCTTTAAACTCCTTACACTCTTTACTAGATATCTCTAACAATCCACTCCCTATTATCTCATCTAACCATATTTGGATCTTTAATTGAGTGTCAGTAGAACTCTTTAAACCATCGGATGGTGTCAGGTGTTCCATTATGTGTCTAGTCGCACATGTCCAATCCCTACATTCAGTGAAAAATTTAACCGATCGTGATTGCACAGGCGGCGGTGGCGTTCCTAATCGGCTGGAAGTTTGGCACGACAGGCCAAGCGAACAACCTACCCGGGTGGTATGCCATTGTCGTGGTGGTCTGCATCTGCATCTTTGTAAGCGCCTATGCCTTCTCATGGGGGCCGCTGGGGTGGCTGGTGCCAAGCGAGATATTCCCCCTGGAGATCCGGTCGGCTGCTCAGAGCATCGTCGTGTGTGTCAACATGCTCTTCACCTTCTTGGTTGCACAGATCTTCCTAGCCATGCTCTGCCACCTGAAATTCggcctcttcatcttctttgccttcttTGTCGCTCTCATGACGGCCTTCATCTACGTCTTCGTGCCAGAGACGAAGAATATCCCGATCGAAGAGATGTCCCAAGTCTGGGAGGAACATTGGTATTGGAAGAAATACGTGGTCATAAATGGACCGTCTTCGCCAGAGAAAGTTTAGGCACtcgattttttttcctaaagttTTAGCGAATAATTTGACTACGTTTTTTCTCATTCATGCAATTTCAGTATGTTAGGTTTGATTAGGTTACATGCTTTCCTGGAACCATGGTTTGCATGcagattttttctttgttgggtTGGGTCGTTTAATAAGTACGGCTGATTTAGGTTTATTGattctctcttctatttttaaTAACCTTAATTCTGATAGGACAATTTCGTGAATAttgattcttgtttttttattttcgcaaatatgTTCCTTGAGTTTGTTGAcaataattactaaaaagtaTAAATACTTATTTAACCcctaacatccaataaaattcagaatttatgtGAGATGCATATAATATATGACCTGATTAGATACACTTTTTCTTGTGAGGACCACATGAGCGCCGTGCATAGTTGTACCGtttcaattggaaaattataGTTAAATTGATCGAATTAGTTGAAATTCATTAATCTTTCGTGACTGCTTGAAGATCAAATGGtcggagaaaaaaatattatttatttacataATTCAATCTGTCAACAAAGATGGTCTCAAATGCCTCCTTAAGTAAGATCAATAATGTCTATATAACTTATATCGTTTCAATAACCATGAGCGTCAGTGAgggcaaaaaatcaaattaaatcaaGATTAGTTTTCGAAATTAAAGCAGAATAATTTCTCATATTGACCACAGTAGCCATGGTTAGTTAACTGGTTGCTCCtaattaattcaaatatttctcTCGGATTACAAATTGTAAcaatatatatttacatataaaaattaattactaCTTATCAGAGAAAATTTGAATTGTCTATTTACATATAATAAGTATTTGATTAATTATAGAAATATACAAGACGAATTCCTACAATTGACggtataaatttattttccctGTAGATGGTAGATAGCATGAGAATTCGCGGATTATCATCTATCTATCTTGGGGTCCATCACGATTAGCACTATCTCTACGTTTTGTCTTTCCTCATTCCCCATCGTTATTAGGAGTCACCCTTCCTCTTAAACGCTGCACAAGACCGTGAGTAGAATTGATTGTCgagattgaagaaaaatttcCAAGCAAACGTCTACAAATAAAGTAAGTCCTCCATGGAGGTCGAATCTACGTTTGTCTTCTATAGTTTTGTCGAGATTGGCGGGTGGTTTCGGCAACGAAAGTGGAAGCATCGCCCAGGATTATCTAGGAAAGTTACGACTTATGCTTTCACCACATGCATTATGGCCGCCATGGGCCAGTTGATATTTGTACACAATATGGGTATCTTGTGTAGTGCTTTTATCTTAGggttaatttcaagaaaaatcccaaactaatatatatgtgacaaatttaccataaacgaATTTGTTAacaacaaaaaaccctaaactagtatatttgtgaaatatttatccgaaatggaaaaaaaaaaaaaaaacctaaattggtacacttatgaaaaatttacctcaaactaattttctcgacctccaaaaatcctaaaccggtacatttgtaacaaatataccctctattaaattaaactaataccaaaaaagaaaaatcataaaattggtACAACCATGACAAACAgaaagtaaaatctcaaaccggtacactaGTTAATTATCACATATCATCAAACTTAGTAATTTAATAgttaaatttaatggaaactaacatagcgtaaatttgtcacaagtatactgatttaggataaatttatcaaaggtgtaccaatttgagattttttatggtaaaaaaattagtttatgataaatttggcataaatgtactagtttggagtttttcgttGTATTAATCCTTTATCTTATTAAGCCTTTTTCTCATTCTATTGTTTGCGTCAAAAACTCATATTTCTTCTCATTGGCCTTAGCCTTTAGCTGGTCGCCTCAATTTAGCGaccagctagaggaagaagggagaggaaaaagataaagattaagaacataaaagaaaaaataaataaattttctaaaaatattataatgttattaaaaattgtctaagTCAATGTTGGTAGAGCCACATTAGTACTGGTCGTGCCACGTCAACACTACCTTCCTAAATTTGGTTGAatagattaaattggcacaaatacaaaatgtttaggattacattggccaaaaaaaaagaaaaaggtttaaCGCACATAGATACGTATAAAATATAGATAAACCATTAGTTAACAAACTTGGAGGAGGATGGGAAAATTGTGCATCATGTCTTTTAGTGGCTTCATAAAAGATATGGGTATTATTAGCTTGTCTCTCCTAGCCGGCACAAACATAGATAAATTCCATGTGAAAATTACATTTCAGCAACACATTTTGAatcgtcttttcttttttacctatATAATGAATCTGATCGTATGTAGGTACCATTGTTAGGAATTGTTTACTATATATAGCTCTAATGcaatcttaaaataaattaagcaaacatcaattgattttcatttagtttttcattttaattgtGCAATCGTAACTTACCTTAAAATAATTGTGCAatcattgatatatatatatatatatatatatatatatatatatatatatatatattatctttaGTGGAACTTCCTCATATTGTTGATCGGTTGGTCAGataaaatatattctcatatCACATACTTTATCTAAAACCAAACTAAAGTGTCTACTTATAGTTTTCCTAGAGTATTGAAAACGCTTTTATGGGGATAaatacactagaagtgccaaaagttgtatacaacGCTTACTTTAGTGCTAAAATTTTTCACCAgctcacttaaatgccaaattggagaaaaaaatatcacTTAAGTGCCTCCAGCGAGATATTCCAATCAAATTGATTATGTGGCATTTAtaattaaacttttaatatgatttgacacatttttaaaaaaaatcccttCCCCTTAGTTTGAGTTATTGTCCTTGCTCTTTCGtaggcttatttatttatttatttatttatttaacctTTTAGACCATTCATGGGCGTGAACTTATCTTCAAAGGCGAAGAATTGGGCTCAACTCTAATCCAATAGTGCACATGGACATCCAAAATGACGTCGCACAATGATTACGTCTTAAATGAAATTAgcactgaagtgatcattttttaacaaTGACCGACACTAAAGGGATCATTTTTTTACTAATGATCGGCACTTAAGCAATCACTTTTAACCAtaattggcactcaaatgattaatatttacaatttttggcACTCAAATAATCACTCGTCAACTACACAGCGTTGTTTAAGCATTATATGTTGATTGGGCATGTCGACTTGCCACGTAGaatcaagaaattattaaaatattttcacgttGGACTTCTGATAACCTTGATGAAagttgatacttaagtgattgtttttaaaaaaaattggcacttaagtgatccaaaaaaaGCTTTTGGTACCAAAGTAAGTATtgtacataacttttgacacttctagtgtGCTTATCTTCACTCTTGTGCAACTATGTTACCTATACCATGTCCCTACATAAACAAAACATTCCAACTATTTTTTCAACATCAGTATATCTAAATCCTTTAAGACCATATTGTATTATTAAGTCACGtgtaaattattaaatataatctCATGTATTCTAAACATATGATGGCACTTTCTTGGATTAGCATCTTTGCTCATCAACTCTCTTAACCATGCATAATGTCTATATGATGAGGTCATGGAGGGTTGTTTGTAATAATAATTGAAACTTGAGTGATTgatagaaaattctaaaaatcatttttttagcGGCATTTCTTGAGAACCATCCCTAGCTACCTAGCATAACAAAATATGGAGTCAAAGTAAGAGAAACAATGAATAATCTTAATCATATATCAAGAGAAACAATGATAtcaatcatcatatacatgCAAACTCAATCACATAAAGAGAACCCCAATTAGAAACATTTTTCACGAtaaaatggaaatataaattGGGTTTATACGTAATGTAAATAAAGATTtcacataaaaacaaaatagcATACCAAAGAGTTCAAATAAGATGCTACAACATCCTAGTTATGACTAAACTCTTCCATCTCAAGCTTGAGATACTTGATTCTTAGTGCATCACTATTCAAGTTCATGAAAACTTACTTATTGTCtatctttttcttaaattgttTGACTGCAACAAAGTATGACTTTCTTTGGTATGGCATCAACATGAGTATGAGATGCTTGTAAGGACTAAATCCATCATTTACTCCAAATGTAATAGCAGCAACACTATTATTTTCAATAGCAAAATAAGGtctatttatttggtttccaaACAGtcgtgttttctttcttttctcgaaCTTGCCTCATTGAAATTTGTGCTGCTCTTTTACAGGTCTGAGTTTGAATTGGTTTATCATATTTTCACCAATGTGACACTCTAATTATCATCATTAGATCCTACACCATTGCTGATATCAAGTTGTGTGAATCGATTGCATGTGATTCTTTCGGCAACAATTATATCCCTAAACATTCTATCAAACAATACTTCAAGACTAGGAAGCATATCTTTCATCTTAAAAACCTTAACTTTAGAATTGGCCTATTATAATAAAgcatttgagtaaatttatcattaaagaagagaaataaatagaaaggtaaaagaaaaaaaatgataaaaacttGAATTTTACTCTCTCACAATTCATCACTCACATAaatggttttcttccttgaatccCATCTTAGTTTTGTTTCACTATAAACCAATATCTTCCATTATTTCCATTCTTCCTTAAGATTATCCTGCCTACTTTTCATTTGAGTTTTATCATACTTTTTTCCCCTTAACTCCTTGAACTTATTAACTATGACTGTTTATCCACCATTCTCATCGGTTGTCAAACGATTACCTTTATCAATTTGTTTAACATATGACTTACAAGATATTTCTACATCTTCATCGGTCCAATATGCAATTTCCTTTGTTGAACTTGCCATCTTCTAgtaatataaacataaaaaaaattgagaagcacaaaaaaagaaaaagaaaaaaactagcAATTAACGTGAAGTCAAATCAAGACAACCCAGCAACGCataaataaaagtgatattGTAAAAACCTTCAAGATTGAGACGAACCAGCAAAGCCCCGTGATTTGGATTGTTCAATAATATGTTTTATAATTGTTGGGGTTAACAATACAACCTAGAAGATGGTGAATAAGTTATTTGAGAACTATGAAAAACATTTGCAGAATATaacaagttcaatttcaaatatTGGCGGAACTAGATTGGAGAAATCAAGTGTGTGTATTGATGTTTAACAAATGGTGATAATAAAGGTCAAGTAATGAAAATGGTAAACAGATAGAAGATTTGCAAACAGAAATATAATGGTTCCGCTTTATTCCCAAGCCTACATTCACTCTCAACACTAACAATCATAACTAGGTTAGAATCCACTAGTAATCTTCAAAACAAGCAACAATTAACAAGTACTGCATTTCTAGTAAATCACACTATCATGACTTGCGTACTATTATCACATTTGTAAACTTACTCTTATCACTGATTATAAATAGTAGCATTACCCATACATTGATATTAGGAATACACTATAGCTAACAACAAAAATAGAGCAAAGAAAAAGACTTAAAGCCTAAGACACATGTTGTTCGTTTCTACCCAACCCAATTACTTCTCTTGGACTCAATATATAGCCATCTAACCTCAGATGATCGTTGCTCATCGAAATCCTCAAGTAGCCATTATGTCTACTGTTGCTAGCAGTAGACCATTGCTAAAGATTGTTAGAACGACTTTTTGACATCGGCAATGTCTCTCTAACAGTGGCAATTTCCCTGACACTGTTAATGTACTTTTGTTAGGCTTGCTCATTAATGCCAAAACTGCTCCTCATCAACTCTAGTAATCTTTCTGCAATTCCAAACCTTTGTAATagctattttcttctcttcaatGTTCTCGATAGGTGGTAAAGTGACCAATACTTTCTAGGACTAAATATTCTCATGATCAAGACACACAAATCTTTACTGATCTGTTGATGCTGTCCACTGACACATTGTGTAAAATGATTCATGATCAATTATCCAATGATCCTATTAGTTTCTTCAACATACAAAGACTTTGGAGGACATCAACATTCCTATTGACTCCTCATCTTCAATGATTAACCATATCATTTTCCAGAGATTTTGAAGGACATCAGCATCCCTGCCAATtcctcatcttcattgatttgacTTAGTCAACTCCTAAAGATCTCCAAGGACACCACGTACACATATTggttcttcatcttcactaAACTCACAAGGATCACGAGTATTGTCATAATCTTCCACGTCATCTGAAATCGGCAGTTGCTCTTTGCCAATAATCTGCAACTCATATAACAGTTTGTTACACTTGATAAAGATGCTAATCATTCTAGTCCTTCCAAATATATTGGCAATTTTAACTCCACCAAGCTATTCATCTTCATAGTTCTTCCAAGCTTTATCGAATGTCCCTGTTTTAGGCTTGTTCACTTCATTAGGTCTTTCTAACTGTTCACTTGATCTTTGTACCTCCAAGCTATCACAAACATCCCCGTTCTTATCGACTTATTCAACCTAAATTAAGGTCCTTCCAGATGTTCACCTTATCTGAAGATCCTTTTAACTTATAGACATTAGCAATGCCTAATATCTTGTTCACCTTAAATATTGACAAAGCAACCTTGATAGTAACAAAGCACTTCTCATATTAAAATCTCCTAATGTTGTTTATGATAATACTTGCATCTCGGCCTGTGTATATATCAAATGGTACTATTCAACCAATACACACATTAATAGCTTTTGATTGtctttatcattttcaaaacaacatagagattttcccaacaataatatatacatatatatgtatgtatatatgtatgtatgtattaatatatacatatgtatgtatgtattaatGTATTAAACAAAAGCCTAGAAAAAAACAATAGTATAGGCTCATTTTGGATATGCTTGAGACTAATTATATGAACATCAAATAAGGTAGAGTCCAACTCATGTATTCATCAATGTAGATTATCTCCCAATATATAGTCATATGAAGCTAAAATGGCCACTGCCACTAGACATCAGCTAATTCACTAGTCATAGCAAAATCTTTGTGCCTTCACAATCATTCATCTTTAAATTATTGGTTATCTAATCATCAAACGTCTCATGCGCTAGTAGTTCTACTAACTTGAACTAGCCCTTTTCACTCATGAGTTTGCTTCTAAACATGACTTATGGAGGTTATACAAATGTTATGAACATTAGATGCCCTTTAAGACAAGGGCTAGTTCAAGTTAGTAGAACTACCAAGCATGAGGCAACTGCTGTAATTTCTCAACGTCCACACAAAAACGCTAGGTGCTTTTAATGTCTATGCAAAGcaagaatttgttttcaaatagACTCAGAGATTTTTCCCAGTATGTACTTAGGTTTCTAAAGGATACACAGGACCATTGCCAAATAGAGAAATACCTTGGTTTTGGTATGAGCAATTCTTCTCGTAGGACCTAGGAGTAAAGCTAGAGAACATGCGATGCTCCAATGCAAGTGACTCGGGTTGTGAATTGTCAAGCATGATACTCGGGTTGCCAAAGATTTCATGAATCCAACAACGCAAAGGCATTGGTAGAGCATGACACTACGACACATGATAGGGTTATTCAAAGTGACATCACTAAATCACAAATGAAGATTGCTAATGCAGCTAAAAAATAAGTGAGATATGCAATTACTGACACAAATTTCTACAAAAATCTCAACACGAATAGAGAAATCTTACCTGGAGAGAGGCGAGCACGAGAGTTGGCATGATGAAGAGAGCTTGAGGGCGGCGGATGTGAAGGAACATAGCATGAGAAAGAGAGCTTAAGGGCAATGGGCATGAGGGAACATAGCTTGAGGCATGAAAGTGGGGAAGTCATTAGTGAGGAACAACAAAGGTGAGCGAAGAAAGCACGAAAAAAGGGGGGGTTGTGAAGCACGAGAAAGGTGAGTGAAGAAGAGGAgcatttttagggtttttctatttataaaatGGCAAAAATGGAATTGCATGTAAGAAAGAGGGTGGGATTAGCAACTAACATATTTCCCActaaaatatcatttcaaaaatGCTATTTCTCAAGGCATCTCAAACCCTATATTCCCCTAAAGGTCTTTGGAGAGCCTTGGAGATGCAACTGCATCTTCCATAAGTCTTCCAAATGCTTAACCACACAAGACCTTATGGGCtactaatttatataatttcaaACCATAAATTTAAGGGTGTAAACACTTGTCATTCAAAAACCGTGTATTCCATATTTAACACTCATAGCGAGTTTAAATACGAATTTTAATCATGCCCAAACAATAACAATACTAGAAAACAACCAACAATGCTATGATAACAATGTTAGATTTTATTACATAGTCAAAAACCTCTCTCGCCATGTAGAGTTTTTCTCTCAAAATGTAGAGTTTAGTTTCCGTTTTCTGGGTTTTTCCGTTCTTTCAGACATACCCTATGTCCTTTTCAAAACCATCGActtctttcgttttcttctcGTTCCCCAATTCCATTCTCACTTTCGATTAATGGCGATTCCACTATCAACATTGAAGTAGCTGTCTTCTCCACCCGATATCATTGCTCGTTAGTGTCTAGCAGTTCCCTAATTTCTTTTGGTGTTGAGGCCCAATGGGTAATTTCCATTGCATTTGCCGATTCGCCTCTCTCGAGTTCCCAATTTCTTCTCTAGGTCTCCTTGGTGGCCCAGCGACTAGGATCTCTTTCTGGGTCACCTATTCAAACCTGTGCATGTCGCATCTACTgctccatttggccaatttcgTTATGACTCAAGCCCATCAACACGAAGATGCCCGTCTCGCCGCGCTATGCAACTGACTTGGCCGACTCTGGTCCGAAGAAGAGGTGGATGTTTGGGATGACGAGGTACCGCTGGAGAAGCTGCAAGATTGCACCTCAATAGTAGTGGGTAAAATCCTGTCCGAACccttaattaattttcaagccTTTCAGAACACATTAAAGTGAGTTTGGTGAAATGATCATGTTCAAATTTCGCAACGCAAAGACGGTCTTTATGTGTTCAAATTCAATTCAGAAGTAGAACGACAAAGAATACTAGATAATAGCCATTGGCTATTTGGCAACCATCTTGTAATTATAAAATCTTGGATGCTAAATACACCTCTCCATTACTACGACTTTACGACTAGTGAGTTCTGGGTGCAAGTATTGAGACTTCCTTTGGAACGATGCACAGAGAGTGATAGCTAGGGCTGTTCGCCACCTTGGCTAGGTACAGCAGGTGACTCTCGAGCATAAAGAAGATTCTACTTTCAAAATAAGGAGGGCCCAAGTGGAAATAAA
The sequence above is drawn from the Eucalyptus grandis isolate ANBG69807.140 chromosome 11, ASM1654582v1, whole genome shotgun sequence genome and encodes:
- the LOC104427605 gene encoding sugar carrier protein C: MAGGFGIESGGVPKDYPGKVTTYVLITCIAAAMGGLIFGYDIGISGGVTSMAPFLKRFFPAVYRKEALDKSTNQYCKFDSFTLTMFTSSLYLAALVASLVASKVTRSLGRRWSMLLGGTIFLCGAIVNAAAQNIAMLIIGRTLLGIGVGFAIQSVPLYVSEMAPYKRRGSLNVLFQLSITVGILCANVVNYFTQKMANGEGWRVSLGGAAVPALIIGISAFFLPNTPNSILEKGNPTKAREMLRRIRGVSDHEVEAEFNDIVEASQASKAVKNPWGNLGKRKYRPHLIMSVLIPMFQQLTGINVVMFYAPVLFITIGFGNDASLMSALITGGVNVVATFISVYGTDKWGRRPLFLWGGGLMLIFQAAVAFLIGWKFGTTGQANNLPGWYAIVVVVCICIFVSAYAFSWGPLGWLVPSEIFPLEIRSAAQSIVVCVNMLFTFLVAQIFLAMLCHLKFGLFIFFAFFVALMTAFIYVFVPETKNIPIEEMSQVWEEHWYWKKYVVINGPSSPEKV